From one Asterias amurensis chromosome 10, ASM3211899v1 genomic stretch:
- the LOC139943413 gene encoding low affinity immunoglobulin epsilon Fc receptor-like, which produces MYVKLLVWLTALLVDSCCFGVVASVDQRCYTFIYDDSSCPKTWLNWGNSCYKITETRFTWSNARDECRNLGGVLAAPSSDQENEFITQLLADGIVWIDCNDQDVEGTWECREDNAEVAYRNWYDGEPNNGAGGKYEDCAVVSIWNNKRQWHDLSCIHRLERAVCKMAGRPVLPV; this is translated from the coding sequence ATGTATGTAAAGCTCCTCGTATGGCTCACTGCCTTGCTAGTAGATAGCTGCTGTTTTGGAGTGGTTGCATCTGTGGACCAGCGTTGTTATACATTTATATATGACGACTCGTCCTGTCCGAAAACTTGGCTTAACTGGGGAAACTCATGCTACAAGATCACTGAGACGAGATTTACCTGGTCAAATGCTAGAGACGAGTGTAGAAACCTGGGTGGTGTTCTGGCTGCACCAAGCTCTGATCAAGAAAACGAGTTTATAACGCAGTTATTAGCTGATGGTATAGTATGGATCGACTGCAATGATCAAGACGTGGAGGGGACATGGGAGTGCAGAGAGGACAACGCGGAGGTCGCTTACAGAAACTGGTATGATGGAGAACCGAATAATGGCGCGGGAGGCAAATATGAAGATTGTGCGGTCGTGTCTATATGGAACAACAAGCGTCAATGGCATGATCTGAGTTGCATCCACAGATTAGAGAGAGCTGTTTGCAAAATGGCGGGAAGACCAGTCCTTCCCGTGTGA
- the LOC139943415 gene encoding C-type lectin domain family 4 member A-like has translation MSDNSSCPESWHYWGNSCYKITETAFTWSDARDECRNLGGVLAVPSSDQENDVIVNWVPDDSNVWIDCNDQEVKGIWKCREGDVEITYRNWDPTEPNNKVNEQCVVLSTMWGMKRQWFDVNCQRDNKAVCKMAARPFLQV, from the coding sequence atgagTGACAACTCATCCTGTCCAGAGTCTTGGCATTACTGGGGAAACTCATGCTACAAGATCACTGAAACTGCATTTACCTGGTCAGATGCTAGAGACGAGTGTAGAAACCTGGGTGGTGTACTGGCGGTACCCAGCTCTGATCAAGAAAACGATGTAATCGTGAACTGGGTACCAGACGATAGCAATGTATGGATCGACTGTAATGATCAAGAGGTGAAGGGGATATGGAAGTGCAGAGAGGGTGACGTAGAGATCACCTACAGAAACTGGGATCCTACTGAACCTAACAACAAAGTAAATGAACAATGTGTAGTCCTTTCTACGATGTGGGGAATGAAACGCCAGTGGTTTGACGTGAATTGCCAGCGGGATAATAAGGCTGTTTGCAAAATGGCCGCCAGACCATTCCTTCAAGTGTAA